One genomic window of Luteitalea pratensis includes the following:
- a CDS encoding TadE/TadG family type IV pilus assembly protein, translating to MNRTRNGERGAELVEFAFVLPVLLLVFAGIVDFGFLFQRYEVVTNAAREGARLATLPNYTQADVIARVNDYLNTGIGAGADANATTTMVNTTVAVSGGPGVSARRVEVAYTSTYLVLGPISALVGGSNGFSTITLHGVSTMRVEAPGP from the coding sequence GTGAATCGTACGCGGAATGGCGAGCGTGGGGCGGAACTGGTCGAGTTCGCCTTCGTGCTCCCCGTCCTGCTGCTGGTGTTTGCGGGCATCGTCGACTTCGGGTTCCTGTTCCAGCGATACGAAGTCGTGACCAACGCCGCGCGGGAAGGCGCTCGGCTGGCGACGCTGCCCAACTACACGCAAGCCGACGTGATCGCGCGGGTCAACGACTACCTGAACACCGGTATCGGCGCCGGCGCGGACGCCAACGCCACCACGACGATGGTCAACACGACGGTGGCGGTCTCCGGAGGCCCTGGCGTCTCGGCGCGACGCGTCGAAGTGGCCTACACGAGCACGTACCTCGTGCTCGGCCCGATCTCGGCCCTGGTTGGGGGCAGCAATGGGTTCAGCACCATCACCTTGCATGGCGTGTCGACGATGCGCGTCGAGGCACCAGGCCCCTGA
- the mtgA gene encoding monofunctional biosynthetic peptidoglycan transglycosylase: MCAAPRRRRTAARPGRSGVRRAGQVLSGIAAAGVLYLGYLALTVPDVRPLVDAPPADTAFMRLRDRQAHAEGHPAVREYRFVPYTRIAQTLKRAVLVTEDSGFWDHDGIEIEAIKDSLEANLTQGTIVRGGSTITQQLAKNLYLSPTQNPLRKLSELMITRRLERLLSKRRILELYLNVVEWGGGTWGAEAASRRYFRKPASGLGASEAALLAGALINPNRYSPADPPPRLRRRQQMILRRMGTRGAPVPPSEYDAAPKAVISLDADTAVESTEPSPSSDSSEEGSTPRAPVDAPSQPAPTPDEAPARPLPTPPSDT; encoded by the coding sequence ATGTGCGCTGCACCACGCCGCCGCAGGACCGCCGCGCGCCCTGGCCGTTCGGGAGTGCGTCGCGCCGGGCAGGTGCTGTCGGGGATTGCCGCCGCCGGCGTGCTGTACCTGGGGTACCTCGCGCTGACGGTGCCAGACGTACGGCCACTCGTCGACGCGCCACCTGCCGACACCGCCTTCATGCGCCTGCGCGATCGGCAGGCCCATGCCGAGGGACATCCCGCGGTTCGCGAGTATCGCTTCGTGCCATACACGCGCATCGCCCAGACGCTGAAGCGAGCGGTCCTCGTCACCGAGGACAGCGGCTTCTGGGATCACGACGGCATCGAGATCGAGGCGATCAAGGATTCCCTGGAAGCCAACCTCACACAGGGCACCATCGTGCGCGGCGGCTCGACGATCACGCAGCAGCTCGCCAAGAACCTGTACCTCTCGCCGACGCAGAACCCGTTGCGCAAGCTCAGCGAGTTGATGATCACGCGCCGCCTCGAGCGGCTGCTCAGCAAGCGTCGTATCCTCGAGCTGTACCTCAACGTCGTCGAGTGGGGTGGGGGTACGTGGGGCGCCGAAGCGGCAAGCCGTCGATACTTCCGCAAGCCTGCGTCGGGACTCGGCGCGTCCGAAGCCGCGTTGCTCGCCGGCGCGTTGATCAATCCCAACCGCTACAGTCCAGCCGATCCGCCGCCACGATTGCGCCGGCGCCAGCAGATGATCCTGCGGCGCATGGGCACGCGGGGGGCGCCTGTCCCGCCATCGGAGTACGACGCCGCGCCGAAAGCGGTGATCTCGCTGGACGCCGACACGGCCGTGGAATCTACCGAGCCCTCTCCATCGTCCGATAGTAGTGAGGAAGGCAGCACACCCCGGGCCCCGGTGGACGCACCATCTCAGCCAGCGCCGACACCGGATGAGGCGCCAGCGCGACCGTTACCGACACCACCTTCCGATACTTGA
- the cpaB gene encoding Flp pilus assembly protein CpaB, whose product MNRGLRTAIVLAVALVAALGASFVAFMAMQRLSAQSSTPDTVPVVVAVRDVPMGTLLTTDHVKVMPWPTNSQVQGALGRVEDALDRGTILGLAVNEPVTEAKLAAKGIGSGLSPTITPGMRAISIKVNEVVGVAGFVVPGSRVDVLVTIETPGATTRSSMTRVVVSNVQVLTAGTRIDQDKAQAEGKPIAASVVTLLVLPEDAERIALAQVEGQVTLTLRNPTDTAPTPTPGARLASLLGTQTDNAPSAPTAPAPRVRPRRLVAPPPAAPPAPKAYTVETIRGAKRTEEIVK is encoded by the coding sequence ATGAATCGGGGCTTGCGGACGGCCATCGTCCTTGCCGTCGCACTCGTGGCCGCACTCGGGGCCAGTTTCGTTGCCTTCATGGCGATGCAGCGGTTGTCAGCGCAGTCGTCTACGCCTGACACCGTGCCGGTGGTCGTGGCGGTGCGCGACGTGCCGATGGGCACGCTGCTCACAACCGATCACGTCAAGGTGATGCCATGGCCGACCAACAGCCAGGTGCAGGGGGCCCTCGGGCGCGTCGAGGACGCCCTCGACCGCGGCACGATCCTCGGGCTGGCAGTCAACGAACCGGTGACCGAAGCCAAACTCGCCGCCAAGGGCATCGGCTCAGGCCTCTCGCCGACGATCACGCCCGGCATGCGGGCCATCTCGATCAAGGTCAACGAGGTCGTCGGCGTAGCGGGCTTTGTCGTACCCGGATCGCGCGTCGACGTGCTGGTCACGATCGAGACGCCAGGCGCCACCACACGCAGCAGCATGACCCGGGTTGTCGTCAGCAACGTGCAGGTGCTGACCGCCGGGACGCGGATCGACCAGGACAAGGCGCAGGCCGAAGGGAAGCCGATTGCGGCCTCGGTGGTCACGCTGCTGGTGCTGCCTGAGGACGCCGAGCGGATCGCGCTGGCGCAGGTCGAGGGCCAGGTGACTCTGACGCTGCGCAACCCGACCGACACGGCGCCGACCCCAACGCCAGGCGCCCGTCTTGCGAGCCTGCTCGGCACGCAGACCGACAACGCGCCGTCGGCGCCCACGGCCCCTGCCCCGCGGGTGCGCCCGCGTCGCCTGGTTGCGCCGCCGCCTGCCGCCCCGCCTGCACCAAAGGCCTATACCGTCGAGACCATCCGTGGCGCCAAGCGCACCGAGGAGATCGTCAAGTGA
- a CDS encoding Flp family type IVb pilin, with protein MANGTIAGVTRRVWRCEDGNDLLEYALLTALIGIVSVLTWGVIAGKLGTAYGSYDVGTQGLWNSPDPM; from the coding sequence ATGGCGAACGGAACGATCGCTGGAGTGACGCGTCGCGTGTGGCGCTGCGAAGACGGCAACGACCTGCTGGAGTATGCGCTGCTGACGGCGCTCATCGGCATCGTCAGCGTCCTCACGTGGGGCGTCATCGCCGGCAAACTCGGGACCGCGTACGGATCGTACGACGTCGGCACGCAGGGTCTGTGGAACTCGCCGGATCCGATGTGA
- a CDS encoding A24 family peptidase: MPTMLTGPMDLLIGGAVMTALVACATDVRSRRIPNVLTVSAALLALLCRLLVGGPWALIGGLLGGVVGFLLFLPLFAVRGLGGGDVKLLGALGAWIGSNLVLWTALYTALCGGVMALGLALWHGVLRRTLGHLSLMLTHWRVVGPGPVAGLTLEDSRSLRLAYAIPIACGLVLTLWLKA; encoded by the coding sequence ATGCCAACGATGCTGACCGGCCCGATGGACCTCCTGATCGGCGGCGCCGTGATGACCGCGCTCGTGGCCTGTGCCACCGACGTGCGTTCCCGGCGGATTCCGAACGTGCTCACGGTGAGCGCGGCCTTGCTGGCCCTGTTGTGCCGCCTGTTGGTCGGCGGGCCGTGGGCGCTCATCGGCGGACTGCTGGGCGGTGTCGTCGGGTTCCTGCTCTTCCTTCCCCTGTTCGCGGTACGAGGCTTGGGAGGCGGCGACGTGAAGTTGCTGGGCGCGCTGGGCGCCTGGATCGGTAGCAATCTCGTGCTGTGGACAGCGCTCTACACCGCCCTCTGCGGCGGTGTCATGGCGCTCGGGCTCGCACTGTGGCACGGCGTCCTGCGGCGAACGCTCGGGCACCTGTCGCTGATGTTGACGCACTGGCGCGTGGTGGGGCCGGGCCCGGTCGCCGGGTTGACGTTGGAAGACTCCCGGAGCTTGCGGTTGGCCTACGCGATTCCGATCGCTTGTGGACTGGTACTGACGCTATGGCTGAAGGCTTGA
- a CDS encoding HNH endonuclease translates to MEVVASHDREVHSVSLSFRLPSVIRLLRRIRIRRAIDDVPFSRANIYARDHCTCQYCGIRFSAADLTFDHVIPVAQGGRKSWDNIVAACVTCNRRKGGRTPTQAGMSLIRTPKRPSKAPAVRLTIGLRHTPDSWRDYLYWNVELDET, encoded by the coding sequence GTGGAGGTTGTCGCCAGTCACGACCGGGAAGTGCACTCAGTCTCGCTGAGTTTTCGACTTCCGTCCGTCATCCGCCTGCTGAGGCGGATACGCATCAGGCGGGCCATCGATGATGTGCCCTTCTCTCGCGCGAACATCTACGCCCGAGATCATTGCACCTGCCAATATTGCGGCATCCGGTTTTCGGCCGCCGACCTTACCTTCGATCACGTCATTCCAGTGGCCCAGGGTGGTCGCAAGTCCTGGGACAACATCGTCGCGGCCTGCGTGACGTGCAACAGGCGCAAGGGCGGACGCACGCCCACCCAGGCCGGCATGTCGCTGATCCGGACACCGAAGCGGCCATCGAAGGCGCCGGCCGTGCGCCTGACGATCGGCCTGCGGCACACGCCGGACAGCTGGCGCGACTACCTGTACTGGAACGTCGAGCTGGACGAAACGTGA
- a CDS encoding Flp family type IVb pilin gives MKQFLISVVRDDEGQDLIEYALLAGLISLVCVLAITGVGSKVNALFGSVSASIP, from the coding sequence ATGAAGCAGTTTCTGATTTCGGTCGTGCGTGATGACGAGGGCCAGGACCTCATCGAGTACGCGCTGCTGGCGGGATTGATCTCGCTGGTGTGCGTCCTCGCCATCACGGGCGTGGGCAGCAAGGTCAATGCGCTGTTCGGCAGCGTGTCGGCTTCGATTCCCTGA
- a CDS encoding C40 family peptidase: protein MFCTARLIVLTLTLATGACASGRGVGRATTYPVPGGGQAIVAQARAYTGTAYRAGGSAPGGFDCSGFVQYLYGQSGVALPRTAESQFEVGRDLRTRAIEAGDLVFFRTDGHRVSHVGIATGDGGFIHAPNARSQVRVDRLDAPYWAERFAGARRLVAR, encoded by the coding sequence ATGTTCTGCACGGCCCGGCTCATCGTGCTGACGCTCACCCTCGCGACCGGTGCCTGTGCGTCCGGACGGGGCGTCGGCCGTGCCACGACCTACCCTGTCCCCGGGGGAGGGCAGGCCATCGTGGCGCAAGCCCGTGCATACACGGGCACAGCCTATCGGGCGGGCGGCTCCGCCCCCGGCGGCTTCGACTGTAGCGGCTTCGTTCAGTACCTCTACGGGCAGTCAGGGGTCGCATTGCCGCGAACGGCCGAGTCGCAATTCGAGGTCGGTCGGGATCTGCGGACTCGCGCCATCGAGGCGGGTGACCTCGTGTTCTTCCGCACCGACGGCCATCGCGTGTCGCATGTCGGTATCGCCACCGGCGATGGCGGATTCATCCACGCGCCAAATGCCCGCAGCCAGGTCCGCGTCGACCGGCTCGACGCGCCGTATTGGGCCGAGCGGTTTGCCGGCGCCCGCCGCCTCGTGGCGCGCTGA
- a CDS encoding IPT/TIG domain-containing protein, producing MTMSRAEIQGIEPTAVAPGGRLVVRGTGFAVRPGQVPQVTLGGESVRVVRASSRVVVVEVPADAAGGQQALAIEGLEGSTPYVIVGKVLATGVHQVDSPAYDREGRLHATLSGQRGQETPVSVFRIGPDGAREPLVTGLGNATSLAFGPDGHLYVSSRFEGTVSRVTPDGEVEKFAENLGVAFGLAFTRDGDLLVGDRSGTIHRVDRHGRHKPLAAIPPSVAAFHLAVAPDDTLIVAAPTLNSSDVLYKVSPEGEVSRWIEGFGRPQGLAFDAHGVLHVVDALAGDSVVYRIASDGSRTVAVSGAGLLGVAFDPTDGTMAVCTNDTIYRVAL from the coding sequence ATGACGATGTCGCGCGCCGAGATCCAGGGAATCGAGCCGACGGCGGTCGCACCGGGCGGCCGCCTCGTGGTCCGTGGGACGGGTTTCGCCGTGCGCCCAGGCCAGGTGCCGCAGGTCACGCTCGGTGGCGAGAGCGTCCGCGTCGTCCGCGCGTCCTCCCGTGTCGTCGTCGTCGAAGTGCCGGCCGACGCCGCGGGTGGACAGCAGGCGCTGGCCATCGAGGGACTGGAGGGCTCGACGCCGTACGTCATCGTCGGCAAGGTGCTGGCAACGGGCGTCCACCAGGTGGACAGCCCGGCCTACGACAGGGAAGGCCGATTGCACGCCACGCTCAGCGGTCAACGCGGCCAGGAAACCCCGGTGTCCGTCTTCCGCATCGGCCCGGATGGCGCGCGTGAACCGCTGGTCACAGGTCTCGGCAACGCCACGTCGCTGGCGTTCGGGCCGGACGGCCATCTCTACGTATCGAGTCGCTTCGAGGGCACGGTCTCGCGCGTCACGCCCGACGGGGAGGTCGAGAAATTTGCCGAAAACCTCGGCGTCGCATTCGGGCTCGCGTTCACCCGCGACGGCGATTTGCTCGTCGGTGATCGCTCCGGCACCATCCATCGCGTCGACCGGCATGGACGACACAAACCGCTGGCCGCGATCCCGCCGAGCGTCGCGGCATTTCACCTTGCGGTCGCACCCGACGATACGTTGATCGTTGCCGCGCCCACACTCAATTCGTCGGACGTGCTCTACAAGGTCTCGCCGGAGGGAGAGGTCAGCCGGTGGATCGAGGGCTTCGGGCGGCCCCAGGGCCTCGCCTTCGACGCGCACGGCGTGCTGCACGTCGTCGATGCCCTCGCGGGCGACAGCGTCGTCTATCGCATCGCTTCTGACGGGTCCAGGACCGTCGCCGTCAGCGGCGCAGGGCTGCTCGGCGTTGCCTTCGATCCGACCGACGGCACGATGGCCGTCTGCACAAACGACACAATCTACCGTGTGGCGCTGTAA
- a CDS encoding DUF192 domain-containing protein has translation MRAHWLAPLLRDRDAKWRLVEQQSGLVLAERIDTAFDSASRRTGLLARESWPEGSALIIAPCQAVHTVGMRFAIDVVFVDRAGAVVKVRQGMVPWRFAVAPRAFAAIEVPAGTLQGRIGHAAVLTLDVGAPALESRSAGSIASMCR, from the coding sequence GTGAGGGCCCACTGGCTGGCCCCTCTTCTGCGCGATCGAGACGCGAAGTGGCGGCTCGTCGAGCAGCAATCGGGCCTCGTGCTGGCGGAGAGGATCGACACGGCCTTCGACTCGGCGTCGCGCCGCACCGGGCTGCTGGCCCGGGAGTCATGGCCGGAAGGGTCGGCGCTGATCATCGCGCCCTGCCAGGCCGTTCACACGGTCGGCATGCGCTTCGCAATCGACGTGGTGTTCGTCGACCGCGCGGGTGCTGTCGTGAAGGTACGCCAAGGCATGGTTCCTTGGCGATTCGCCGTGGCGCCACGTGCGTTTGCCGCCATCGAAGTGCCGGCGGGCACCCTCCAGGGCCGGATTGGCCACGCCGCTGTGCTGACACTGGATGTCGGCGCACCGGCATTGGAGTCGCGATCCGCCGGGTCGATTGCTTCGATGTGTCGATGA
- a CDS encoding Flp family type IVb pilin, whose product MTSRSRLWTDDGGQDLIEYALLAALISVCSIVAIGALGLAIDNYYKTSVEAKIP is encoded by the coding sequence ATGACATCGCGCAGCAGGCTGTGGACTGACGACGGCGGGCAGGACCTGATCGAGTACGCACTGCTCGCGGCGCTGATTTCCGTGTGTTCCATCGTCGCGATCGGCGCGCTCGGGCTGGCGATCGACAACTACTACAAGACCAGCGTCGAGGCGAAGATTCCTTGA